In Beutenbergia cavernae DSM 12333, the DNA window TCCGCCGGGGACGTCGCGCTGCTCGACGCCGTCGCTGACCTGCTCGGGGACGTGGCGGAGCCGGACGAGCAGGGCGAGTTCCTGGCGGACACCGCCGCCGCGCGCCGCGACTGGGCGTACGGCCACGTCGTCGTCGACGAGGCCCAGGAGCTGTCCGCGATGCAGTGGCACATGGTCCTGCGCCGCTGCCCGACCCGGTCGATCACCGCCGTGGGCGACATCGACCAGGCCGAGGCGCCGCACCGGCACACCACCTGGGTCGAGGCCGTGGCGGTGCTCGGCGAGCGGTGCCGGCGCGCCGACCTCACGATCTGCTACCGCACCCCGCGCGAGGTGATGGCGCTCGTCGAGCCGGTGCTGCGTGCCGCCGGCAGCGCCACCGCGCCGCCGCGGGCCGTCCGGTCCTCCGGGCGGGAGCCGTGGCAGGTCCAGGCGCGTGAGGATGCGCTGGTCGACGTCGTCGCGGCGCGGGCGGGCGAGCTCGCCGAGCGGTACGCCGGCGGGCGCGTGGGCGTCGTCGCACCGGCGTCCCGGGCCTTGGAGCTGCGCCGCGCCCTCGACGGCGTCCCGGTGCTCACGGCTCTCGAGGCGAAGGGGCTGGAGTGGGACGCCGCGCTCGTCGTCGACCCGGACGGCATCGCCGCGCAGCCGCGGGGGTGGAACGGCCTCTACGTCGCCCTGACGCGCTGCACGCAGGAGCTCGGGCAGGTCGTGGTGCGCTGAGCGGGCGGTGGTGCGGCAGGCTGGACGCGTGAGCGACGGGGGATGGCAGCGGGTCGACGCCGGCGACGGCGTCCTGCTGCGGCGGGTGCGCGCCGCCGACGCCCCCGGTGTGCTCGCCGTGCACGGCGATCCGCGGGTGTACGCGCTCGACCCCCACGAGACGCACCGCGACCTCGCCCACTCGCGACGGTTCCTCGAGCCGATGCTCCGGCACTGGGCGCGTCACGGGTTCGGGTACTGGGCGGTGCTCGTCCCGCTGGACTGGTGGCCGGACGGGGTTCCCGGGACCAGGGCCGAGGAGGCGCCGGACGACGGGACGAGGGTGCACGCCGGTCTCGGCGGCCTGCAGCACTACCTGATGGCCGGCGAGCAGGTGCTCAACGTGTACGTGCGGTTCGCGCCGGCCACGCAGGGCCGCGGCCTCGCCAGGCGGGTGATCAACACGGCGGTACGGATGGCGCCGACGGTCGCACCCGGTCTCGACCTCGTGGTGCGGACCCGGCCGGCGAACGCGGCGACCCGTCGCGTGGCGGAGCGCGCCGGCTTCGTGGACGAGGGTCTCGAGCCGGGCACGACCGACATGGCCCTGCTGCGCCTGTCGGCACCCGTCGTCGATCCGGCCGGGTAGCGGGATGAGCCTCCAGATCACTCCGGCGAGCGCCGACGACGTCCCCGCGATGGCCGACCTCGCCGAGCGGCGTCGAGCGCGGTACGCGACCTACCAGCCGCGGTTCTGGAACCCGGCGCCCGACGCCCGCGAGCGGCACGAGCCGTTCCTGGCGTCGCTCGTGGCGGCCGACGACGGCGCGATCGTCCGCGTGGCTCGGCGCGGCCAGGAGGTGGCCGGGTTCGCGGTGGGGACCCTCGTGCCGCCACCGCCGGTGTACGCGCCGGGCGGTCCGGCGTGCCTCGTGGACGACTTCGCTGTCGCTGACGACGGGGAGTGGCCGACGGTGGGCGTGGACCTGCTGCGAGCGGTGACAACCGAGGCGCGGGCGCGCGGGGCCGTGCAGGTCGTGGTCGTGACGGCGCACCTGGACGAGCCGCGACGCGAGGCGCTGAGGGCGGCGGGCCTCACGCTGGGGTCCGAGTGGTGGGTCGGCGCCCTCTGACGCCTCGCCCGCCGAGCCGCAGGAGGCGCGGAGCGGCGACCCGATGCGGGCAGCACCGTCATGGGAGAGCCTGGGGCATGGGTGGTGCGCGGCTCGTCGACGTGCGGCGTGACCGGCGCGGACGCGCCGGGGCCTTCGGCAGGCGACGCCGCGCCGTCGTCAGCTCCGCCCTGATCGCCGTCGCGCTCACCGCGTGCGGCCCCCTCGCGCCCGGCCCGGGCGGCGACCCGGTGACCCCGGAGGCCACGACGTCGCAAGCAGAGCCGCCGTCGACCACTGCCGAGGCGCCGCCGCCCGTGGGCGACGTCGGCACGCCCGTCGACGTCGTCACCGGCCTCGACGCCCCGTGGGGAGTCGCGCTCCTGCCCGGCGGCGACGCCCTCGTCACGCTGCGCGACGAGGCCCGCGTGGTGCGCCTCGCTGCCGACGGCACCATGACCCGCCTCGACGCCGGCGGCCCGGACGGCACGGTCCCCGGCGTCGCCCCGCGCAGCGAGGCCGGCCTCCTCGGGATCGCCGTCGCCCCCGACGATCCGACCGACGTCTTCCTCTACCTCACGGCCACCGACGAGAACCGGGTCGTGCGCGCCCGGCTCGACGGCGACGCTCTCACCGACCTCACCACGATCGTCGACGGCATCCCGGCCGACTCGACCCACAACGGCGGCCGCCTCGCGTTCGGCCCGGACGGCTTCCTGTACGTCACCACCGGCGACGCGCAGATCCGCCCGAACGCGCAGGACCTCGACTCCCTCGGCGGCAAGATCCTGCGCGTCACGCACGACGGCGCCGCCGCGCCGGGCAACCCGTTCGACACCCGCGTGTGGAGCTACGGGCATCGCAACGTCCAGGGCATCGGGTGGACCGACGGCGGCGTCATGTACGCCAGCGAGTTCGGCCAGAACGCGCTCGACGAGGTGAACCGCATCGAGCCCGGCGGCAACTACGGCTGGCCCGAGGTCGAGGGCGGCGGGGGCACCGACCGAGGATTCGTCGACCCGGTGGTGACGTGGCCGACGTCCGACGCCTCACCGAGCGGTCTCGCCGTCACCGCCCACGGGGTGTGGGTCGCCGCGCTGCGTGGCGAACGCCTGTGGTTCCTTCCCTTCACGGGGGCCGACGACGACGGCGTGGGTCCGCCGCGGGAGCTCCTCACCTCGGAGCTGGGTCGGCTCCGGCACGTGCTGGCCGTCGACCCCGACACGCTCTGGCTCGTCACGAACAACACGGACGGCCGCGGCGACCCGCGCGCCGGGGACGACCGGATCGCCGCCGTCGACCTCGGGCCTTGAGCGCGATCGCGTCACGGCGCCCCGAGGATCGGTGCCGCTGGCGCCCACGCGACCTCGACCACGTCCGTGAGGTCGTCCGGCCCCGCCACGATGGCCAGCGCTCCCTCGCGTGTGCTGACGAACGCGGCACACCCGTCGACCCGGGCGACGGCGCGCCGCTGCGGCGAGTCGCCGACGTCGAGCTCCGCGCCCTCGGCGAGCTCCCACGCATGGTCGACGACGGTGCCGCTCACCGCGTTGAGCAGCGTCTCGCCGGCGCGGCGCGTCAGGGCGTCGGCAAGGTGCTGCCGGAGCAGGAACACGACTCCGATCCGGTGCGCAGCGACGGCGAACATCGTCTCCACGGCGATGACGCCGGGCACGAGCATCGCCTCGTAGCAGCGCCGCACGCCGAGCGTCTCCTGCTGCTCCACGCCGTCGACGACGTCGGGCCCGAGGAACGAGTCCTCGAGGAGGTTGAGGACGAGCCAGTCGGGCCCGGCGAGATGTGCCGCGGGAACGGTGAACCGCGCGCAGAGGTCCTGCACGCGGCGCCGGTCGTCGTCGGCGTCCGCTCCGGATCTGGCCTGCACCCTCGCCTCCGGCCGGGCCGTCGCGGCACGCCGACGTGCCGCGGGTGCCGACCATCATCCCGTGCGACGCGCCGTCACGAAAGGGCATGCTTGCTCCTCCGACCGCGTCGCGGCAGAGCCCCCGAACCAGCTAGGCTCCTCTCTAACCTGGTGTGCAAGTAACGAAGCGAAGGATTTCTGTGGCTCTCATCGCGCGTCTCGTCAGCGGAGCTCGCGCCAGCTGGCTCGTCATCGTCGCCGGACTGCTGCTGACCGGGGCGGTGTTCGCTCTCACCCCGGCGTCGGAGTCAGAGGCGTACCCCGAGTCCGGACTCCCGGAGGACGTGGAGTCCGCCCGGGTAGCCGAGCTTCTCGAAGGCTTCCCGTCAGCCGAGACGACCGTCGCCGTCGTCGTCTACTCGAGCGACGACCCCCCTCGACGAGGGCCTCCTGGTCGACCGCGCTGCCGCCCTCGCCGACCTCTCGACGACGCCCCAGGCTGTCGTCCCGCAGCCGTCCGAGGACTCCACGGCCGCGCTCGTCGCCGTCCCGCTCGAGGCCGCGGCCGTGGAGGAGGACCTCTCCGGGACAGCGGACGAGCTCCGGACGACGGCCTCGGACGGCGTTCCGGAGGGTGTCGACGTCTACCTCACGGGTGCCGTCGGATTCCAGGACGACATCACGAACGCCTTCGCCGGAGCTGACGTCCGCCTGCTCGTCATCACCGCGAGCATCGTGGCCCTGCTCCTCATCGTCACCTACCGCAGCCCGGTCCTCTGGCTCGTGCCGCTCGCCGTCGTCGGGACCGCCGACGGCATCGCGCGCGTCGGCGCCGTCGCCGCGGCAGAGGCGCTCGGGTTCATTGTGGACGCCTCGATCGGCGGGATCCTCTCGGTGCTGGTCTTCGGGGCAGGCACGAACTACGCGCTCCTGCTCGTCGCGCGCTACCGCGAGGAGCTGCACCGCACCGACGACCGCTTCGAGGCCATGGGGGTCGCCGTCCGGCGCGCCGGGCCGGCGATCCTGGCGAGCGGGAGCACCGTCATCCTCAGCCTGCTCGCCCTGATGCTGGCGGACCTCGGGGGGACGAGGGCGCTGGGCGTCACCTGCGCGATCGGCATCGCGGTCGCCATGCTCTTCGCCCTCACCGTGCTCCCGGCGGCGCTCGTCGTGTGCGGGCGCGGGCTGTTCTGGCCGTTCGTCCCCCGGGTCGTCGACGGCGCCGACGAGAAGGGCGGCGTGTGGGACCGCATCGCACGGTCCGTCGCGCGCCGGCCCGCGCTCGTGGCCACGGTCGCCGGACTCGGAGTGGCGGTCCTGGGTCTTGGCCTCGTCGGGTCGAGCGTCGGGCTGTCGCAGACGCAGCAGCTCGTCGGCGACCCGGAGTCCGTGCAGGGCCAGGAGGTCATCGAGGAGAACTTCTCGCCCGGCACGACGTCTCGCACGACGGTTCTCGCACCCGACGCCGCGGCCGACGACGCCCTCGCCGTCGCCGAGTCCGTTCCCGGCGTCATCGACCCAGCTCCCGGAGAGAGTGCCGACGGGTGGACGCAGATCACGCTCGCCGTCGACGCCGCACCCCAGAGCGACGAGGCGTTCGCGGTGATCACCGACCTGCGCGAGGCCTATGCAGGGGCGCCGGAGCCGACGTCGGACTCTCTCGTCGGCGGTCCCGACGCCACGGCGCTCGACACGACGACGACGGCGGAGCGCGACCAGCGCACCGTGATCCCGGTGATCTTCGGCATCGTCTTCCTGATCCTCGTGGTGCTCCTGCGCGCGCTCGTCGCGCCGGTGCTGCTCATCGCGACGGTGCTGCTCACGTACGTCGGGAGCATGGGCCTGGGGAGCCTCGTGTTCCGGTACGTCCTGGACATCCCGGCGTTCGACACGACAGTCGTGCTCTACGCGTTCCTGTTCCTCGTGGCGCTCGGGGTGGACTACAACATCTTCCTCGTCACGCGGGCGCGCGAGGAGGCGCGCGCGAGCGGCACGCGGGAGGGCATGATCCGCGCGGTGAGCTCCACCGGTGGCGTGATCACGAGCGCCGGAATCCTGCTCGCCGCCGTGTTCGCCGTCCTGGGCGTGCTGCCCGTGATCGCGCTGCTGCAGATCGGGATCATCGTGTGCGTCGGCGTGCTGCTCGACACGCTCGTGGTCCGCACGCTGCTCGTCCCGGCCCTGGCCGGGGTTCTCGGCGAGCGGTTCTGGTGGCCGGGCCGGGTCGGCGAGCGCGGGTCTGGGCGGGAGGGACGCGTGGGAGCCCACGCGATGGCCGAGGGCTCAGCGGGTCGGTGACGAAGGCGGCTGTGCGCCGTGCTGGTCCGGACCCGCGTCGGGTGCGTCCGCGGTCGTCGGGGGATCGTCGCCGCTGAGGTCGCGCAGGAACCGGACGACCGTCTCCCGCTCGTCGGGAGTGAGGCGTGCCGCGGCCTCGAACCGCCGGGCGTGGGTGCGCCCGACCGTGTCGCGGACCTGTTCGTGCGTGCTCTGCGTGATGGTGACGACGAGCGCGCGCCGGTCGGTCGGGTGCGGGCCCCGCTCCACGTGGCCGGCGGCCGAGAGGCGGTCCAGCAGCTTCGTGGTCGCCGCCGACGAGATGTTGAGGTGCTCGGCCAGCATCCCGGGCGTCACGGCGATGCCCTGGTTCTTCGCGGCGACGAGGAAGCGCAGGGCGCGCATGTCCGTCTCGCCGAGCTTCATGTGGTCACGCGAGGCGAGGCTGATCCGCTGCTCGGTCTCCCGCCAGCCGCGGATCGCCGTCAGCACGCGGACGACCTGGGTGATCTCGGCCTCGTCCATCCCGGCATGGCTCACGACCTCCTGCCCTGGGTCGATCACACGCGGATCGAGCAGGGCGGAGGGAGGGATGTCGTCGCGGCGGCCGTCAGCCATGTCGGTAGCGTAGCCAGTCGGCTAAATGCATACTTGTCTACTAACTCGCTCAGTTAGATAGATGGGATGCCACGTGGCCACAGACGACGACGTCGTCCTCCTCGACGCGACCGGCGCACCCTCGGGGTCGGCTCCTCGGAGCGCGGTGCACGGTGCGGCGACCCCGCTCCATCTGGCCTTCTCGTGCCACGTCCAGGACGCCGCGGGGCGCGTGCTCGTGACCCGGCGCGCGCTGGGCAAGCGGACGTGGCCCGGCGTCTGGACCAACGCCGTCTGCGGGCACCCCCGTCCGGGTGAGCGCGTGGGCGACGCGGTGGTCCGGCGCGCCCGTGAGGAGCTCGGGGCGCATCTCGGGGGCCTACGACTCGTGCTGCCGGAG includes these proteins:
- a CDS encoding PQQ-dependent sugar dehydrogenase, which codes for MGGARLVDVRRDRRGRAGAFGRRRRAVVSSALIAVALTACGPLAPGPGGDPVTPEATTSQAEPPSTTAEAPPPVGDVGTPVDVVTGLDAPWGVALLPGGDALVTLRDEARVVRLAADGTMTRLDAGGPDGTVPGVAPRSEAGLLGIAVAPDDPTDVFLYLTATDENRVVRARLDGDALTDLTTIVDGIPADSTHNGGRLAFGPDGFLYVTTGDAQIRPNAQDLDSLGGKILRVTHDGAAAPGNPFDTRVWSYGHRNVQGIGWTDGGVMYASEFGQNALDEVNRIEPGGNYGWPEVEGGGGTDRGFVDPVVTWPTSDASPSGLAVTAHGVWVAALRGERLWFLPFTGADDDGVGPPRELLTSELGRLRHVLAVDPDTLWLVTNNTDGRGDPRAGDDRIAAVDLGP
- a CDS encoding MarR family winged helix-turn-helix transcriptional regulator, which produces MADGRRDDIPPSALLDPRVIDPGQEVVSHAGMDEAEITQVVRVLTAIRGWRETEQRISLASRDHMKLGETDMRALRFLVAAKNQGIAVTPGMLAEHLNISSAATTKLLDRLSAAGHVERGPHPTDRRALVVTITQSTHEQVRDTVGRTHARRFEAAARLTPDERETVVRFLRDLSGDDPPTTADAPDAGPDQHGAQPPSSPTR
- a CDS encoding GNAT family N-acetyltransferase, which encodes MSDGGWQRVDAGDGVLLRRVRAADAPGVLAVHGDPRVYALDPHETHRDLAHSRRFLEPMLRHWARHGFGYWAVLVPLDWWPDGVPGTRAEEAPDDGTRVHAGLGGLQHYLMAGEQVLNVYVRFAPATQGRGLARRVINTAVRMAPTVAPGLDLVVRTRPANAATRRVAERAGFVDEGLEPGTTDMALLRLSAPVVDPAG
- a CDS encoding MMPL family transporter; translation: MVDRAAALADLSTTPQAVVPQPSEDSTAALVAVPLEAAAVEEDLSGTADELRTTASDGVPEGVDVYLTGAVGFQDDITNAFAGADVRLLVITASIVALLLIVTYRSPVLWLVPLAVVGTADGIARVGAVAAAEALGFIVDASIGGILSVLVFGAGTNYALLLVARYREELHRTDDRFEAMGVAVRRAGPAILASGSTVILSLLALMLADLGGTRALGVTCAIGIAVAMLFALTVLPAALVVCGRGLFWPFVPRVVDGADEKGGVWDRIARSVARRPALVATVAGLGVAVLGLGLVGSSVGLSQTQQLVGDPESVQGQEVIEENFSPGTTSRTTVLAPDAAADDALAVAESVPGVIDPAPGESADGWTQITLAVDAAPQSDEAFAVITDLREAYAGAPEPTSDSLVGGPDATALDTTTTAERDQRTVIPVIFGIVFLILVVLLRALVAPVLLIATVLLTYVGSMGLGSLVFRYVLDIPAFDTTVVLYAFLFLVALGVDYNIFLVTRAREEARASGTREGMIRAVSSTGGVITSAGILLAAVFAVLGVLPVIALLQIGIIVCVGVLLDTLVVRTLLVPALAGVLGERFWWPGRVGERGSGREGRVGAHAMAEGSAGR
- the idi gene encoding isopentenyl-diphosphate Delta-isomerase, which encodes MGCHVATDDDVVLLDATGAPSGSAPRSAVHGAATPLHLAFSCHVQDAAGRVLVTRRALGKRTWPGVWTNAVCGHPRPGERVGDAVVRRAREELGAHLGGLRLVLPEFRYRAVDASGVVENEVCPVYVARLEGDLRPDPAEVMEVTWAEPTELGEAIRLAPWAFSPWLVLQARELELLGGRVDVGASAGGRS
- a CDS encoding GNAT family N-acetyltransferase encodes the protein MSLQITPASADDVPAMADLAERRRARYATYQPRFWNPAPDARERHEPFLASLVAADDGAIVRVARRGQEVAGFAVGTLVPPPPVYAPGGPACLVDDFAVADDGEWPTVGVDLLRAVTTEARARGAVQVVVVTAHLDEPRREALRAAGLTLGSEWWVGAL